The Streptomyces sp. DG1A-41 genomic sequence TCGACTACGGCGATCCCCGCGGCCGTCCCGAGCTGCGCGCCGCGCTCGCCGGCTACCTCTCCCGGGCCCGGGGCGTACGCGCCGGCCCCGAACGGATCGTGGTGTGCGCCGGGTTCGCGCACGGCCTGAAGCTGCTCGGCACGGCCCTGCGGGCGCGCGGGGCACGGACGGTCGCGGTCGAGTCGTACGGGCTCGATGTGCACTTCAGGCTCCTGGCCGAGTCCGGCCTGCACACGGTCCCGCTGCCCTTCGACCGGCTGGGCACCGACCCCGGCGAGCTGTCCGCCGCCGACGCGGTCCTCCTCACCCCCGCCCACCAGTTCCCCATGGGCGTCCCCCTGCACCGCGACCGCCGCGCGGCCGTCGTGGACTGGGCGCGCCGCACCGGCGCTCTGGTGCTGGAGGACGACTACGACGGCGAGTTCCGCTACGACCGTCAGCCCGTGGGCGCGCTCCAGGGCCTGGACCCCGACCGGGTGGTCTACCTGGGCACCGCGAGCAAGTCCCTCGCGCCCGGACTGCGGCTGGCCTGGATGGTGCTGCCGCCGGACCTCGCGGAGGAGACCGCGGCGGCCAAGGGCGGAATCGACACCTGCGGGGCCCTGGACCAGCTGACCCTGGCCGAGTTCCTCACGTCCGGGGGCTACGACCGCCATGTCCGGGCGGCCCGCCTGCGCCTCCGGCGCCGCCGGGACGCCCTGGTCGCCGCCGTCGCGGCCCGGGCCCCCGAGGCCCGGGTCACCGGCATCGCGGCCGGGCTGCACGTCCTGCTGCGGCTGCCGCCCGGCACCGAGCAGTCGGTGCTCCAGGCAGCCCACTGGCGGGGCCTGGCGGTCCACGGCCTCACCCGCTACCGGCACGCAGCCGCGGTCGCCGAGCCGGCCGACGCCCTGGTCGTCGGCTACGGGACACCGCCGGACCACGCGTGGTCGGGGTCGCTGGACGCGCTGTGCGCGGTACTGCCCGGATGATCGATGGTCACCCCATGAGACGAAGCACTTCCCTGTCCCGCGTGGCCCTGAAGAAGGAAAACACCCCGATCACCTGGGCGTGAGCCCCCGATCACCTGGGCGCGAGCGCGCTCTCCGCCTGCCCGGCCGGCGCCTCCCCGAACCGCGACAACGCCAGCGCCCCGGCGACCGCCACCGCGAAAGCGAGCACCGCCGGCCAGCCCAGCCCCGGCCGCGTACGGTCCCCGAGCCACACCACGCCGATCAGCGCGGGCGCGACGGTCTCCCCGAGCACCAGTCCGGCGGTCGCCGTGGTCACCGACCCGCGCTGGAGGGCGGAGGTCAGCAGCAGGAACGCCGCCCCGCCGCCGAGCAGCAGCGCGTACACCGCCGGGTTCGTGAAGAGCGCACCAGGCGTCAGGCCGTTGACGAGCCGCACCGCCACCTCCACCACCCCGAACCCGAGTCCGGCACCCAGCCCGAGCGTGAGCGCCCGCCCCCGCTCCGGCAGCCGCCCACCCACCGCTCCGAGCAGTAATACCCCGCCCGCCGCGGCGAGCATCGCCCACTTCAGCCAGACCGGCCCGGCCTGCTCGCCCTCCGCCCCGGACGTCAGCCCCAGCAGCGCCAGCCCGGCGCACACCACCCCCACCGCCCCCCACTCCACGCGGCTCAGCCGCACCCTGAGCAGCCGCGCCGCGACCACCGCCGTCACCGCGAGACTCGCGGCCAGCGCCGCCCCCACGGCGTAGATCGGCACCGACCGCAGCGCGGCGATCTGGAGCAGGAAGCCGAGCCCGTCCATCCCGAGCCCGACCAGATACCGCCACTGCCGCAGCGCCCGCCACAACAGCGCCGCATCCCCGCCCGGGCCGGTCGCCACCGCCCGCGCGGCCATCGCCTGCAACACCGTCGCCGTACCGAAGCAGACCGCCGCACCAAGGGCGCACACCATTCCAAAGATCACAAAACGACAGTAGGGTCTGGGGGCGTGAGCCGGGGGGGCCATGCGCGCGTCTTCACACCGGTCTCTAGGCTTGGCCGCTCGGCAGTACATGACAGGGACACGCAGCACACGACGGGGACACGGGGAGACACGCATGGCGGAAACACGGCGACGGCTGCGCTCGAGCACGGTGGTGCTGGGCGGCATGGGTGTCCTCGCGGCGGCCCTGTCCGCGTGCGGCTCCGACCCGGACCGCCGATGTGTGGACCGGGACAGTCACGACTACATCAACGGCTACAAGATCGTCGCCGACAAGAACTGCGAGTCGGGCTCCTCGTCCTCCTCCTACGGCAAGGGCCGCAAGAAGACCGGCAAGACCACCACGAACGCCGACTGGTACTACGACGCCGACGTCAGCGGCCGCTACGCCGACCACGGCACCTTCAGCCGCAGCGAGGCCGTCGACCGGGGCGGCTTCGGCTGCTCGGGCTCCGGCAGCGGCGGCGGCTGACCGGGCCGTACGCACATGGAACGCCGCACCATCACCCCCCGCCCCGGCTGGCAGCAGACCGTCGAGGAACAGGGCCTGATCTACCCCCTCACCCGCTACCCCGACGACTCCCTGCGCCCCTACTGGGACGAAAGCGCCTACTACGTCTTCTCCCTCCCGGAGATCGAGGCCCTGGAAGAGGTCGTCGAGGAACTCCACCGCATGTGCCTGGCGGCGGCCGACCACATCGTCACCGAGGAGCGTTTCGCGGACCTGGGCATCACCGACCCCCGCCTGGCCCGCAGGGTCGCCGAGTCCTGGCGCCGCCGCGCCGAACTCCCCTCCCTCTACGGCCGCTTCGACCTCCGCTACGACGGCACCGGCCCGGCCAAGCTCCTGGAGTACAACGCCGACACCCCCACCTCACTGGTGGAGGCCGCCTCCCCCCAGTGGTTCTGGATGGAGGAGTGCTTCCCCGGCGCCGACCAGTGGAACTCCCTCCACGAACGCCTGATCGACGCCTGGGGGAAACAGGCCGCCCTCCTCCCGCCGGGCAGCCCCCTGTACTTCGCGTACTCCTCCGCCGACGAACTCGGCGAGGACCTGATGACGGTCGCCTACCTCAAGGAAACAGCGGAGCAGGCGGGCCTCGCCACCGACTGGATCTCCATGGAGGAGATCGGCTGGGACCGCCTCTCCGGCCGCTTCGTCGACAACCGCCTCCGCTTCATCCGCAGCGTCTTCAAGCTCTACCCCTGGGAGTGGCTCACCACCGACCGCTTCGCCGACCACGTCCTGGACACCCTCGACAACGGCGGCGGCACGGGCACGACCCTCTGGATCGAGCCGGCCTGGAAAATGCTCCTCAGCAACAAGGCGCTCCTGGCCATCCTCTGGGAGCTGTACCCCGACCACCCCAACCTCCTCCCGGCCTACCTCGACGGCCCCCGCGACCTACCGGGCTGGGTCGCCAAGCCCCTCCTCGGCCGAGAGGGCGCGGGCGTCACGATCCACGACCCCGGATCCCCCCGGACCCGCCGAGACGAACCCTGCTGCTACCAGCGACTGGCCCCGCTCCCCACCTTCGACGACAACCACGTGGTCCTGGGCGCCTGGGTGGTGGAAAACGAGTCGGCGGGCCTGGGCATCCGCGAGTCATCGGGCTTGGTCACAGACGAATACGCCCGCTTCCTTCCCCATGTGATCCTTTAGGCGTGCTTGAGGGAAATTGCCTCTTAGGGGCGCGGGGAACTGCGCGACAAGCCACAACGAAACCCGCACGCATGGTCCGGTAGGCTGATCACCGGGCCGTGACTGGCGTGCTGGGATGGGACCGACCATCGGGAAGCGGCCCACGGACCCGGTTGAACCCCGGGGACCGGAACCGTGCCGTGCGCCTGGGCCGTACCGTGAACGCTGAACGCAACGTCCGGAGGTCCTACATGCCAGCCGAGCCCCTCTCCACCGCTTCCACCGCCTACCGCGCCGCCCTCGACGTCATCCGCGCCGTGGAGCCCCGCGTAGCCGACGCCATCGGCCAGGAGGTCGCCGACCAGCGCGAGATGCTCAAGCTGATCGCCTCGGAGAACTACGCCTCCCCGGCCACGCTGCTGGCGATGGGCAACTGGTTCAGCGACAAGTACGCCGAGGGCACCATCGGCCGCCGCTTCTACGCCGGCTGCCGCAACGTCGACACCGTCGAGTCCCTCGCCGCCGATCACGCCAAGGAACTCTTCGGCGCCCGCCACGCCTACGTCCAGCCGCACTCCGGCATCGACGCCAACCTCGTCGCCTTCTGGTCGGTCCTCGCCCAGCGCGTGGAGGTCCCGGCCCTGGAGAAGGCCGGCGCCCGCCAGGTCAACGACCTCTCCGAGGCCGACTGGGCGGAGCTGCGCCGCGCCTTCGGCAACCAGCGCATGCTCGGCATGTCGCTGGACGCCGGCGGCCACCTCACCCACGGCTTCCGCCCGAACATCTCCGGCAAGATGTTCGACCAGCGCTCCTACGGCACGGACCCGGCCACCGGCCTCATCGACTACGAGGCCCTGCGCACCTCGGCCCGCGAGTTCAAGCCGCTGATCATCGTCGCGGGCTACTCGGCGTACCCCCGCCTGGTGAACTTCCGGATCATGCGCGAGATCGCCGACGAGGTCGGCGCCACGCTCATGGTCGACATGGCGCACTTCGCCGGCCTGGTCGCGGGCAAGGTCCTGACCGGCGACTTCGACCCGGTCCCGCACGCCCAGATCGTGACGACGACCACCCACAAGTCGCTGCGCGGCCCCCGCGGCGGCATGGTCCTGTGCGACGACTCCCTGAAGGACCAGGTCGACCGCGGCTGCCCGATGGTGCTCGGCGGCCCGCTCCCGCACGTCATGGCAGCCAAGGCGGTCGCCTTCGCGGAGGCCCGCCAGGAGTCCTTCCGCGACTACGCCCAGCGCATCGTCGACAACTCCCGCGCCCTCGCCGACGGCCTGATGCGCCGCGGCGCGACCCTCGTGACGGGCGGCACGGACAACCACCTGAACCTGATCGACGTCGCCACGTCCTACGGCCTCACCGGCCGCCAGGCCGAGGCCGCCCTGCTCGAGTCGGGCATCGTCACCAACCGCAACGCGATCCCCGCCGACCCGAACGGCGCCTGGTACACCTCCGGCATCCGCATCGGCACCCCGGCCCTGACCACCCGCGGCCTGGGCACGGCGGAGATGGACGAGGTGGCGGCCCTGATCGACCGCGTCCTCACCACGACGGAGCCGGGCACGACCAAGTCGGGTGCCCCCTCCAAGGCGGCCCACGTCCTCGACGCGAAGATCGCCGACGAGATCAGCCACCGCGCGACGGACCTGGTGGCGGCGTTCCCCCTGTACCCGGAGATCGACCTCGGCTGAAGCACCCCGTAAGGGGCGCGGGGAACTGCGCGACCAGCCACAACAGGTCCGCGGTTCCCCGCCGCCGAAACCACCCACGGCCCTCTGAGACAATAAGCAACATGGCCTCTGACCGACCTCGCGTGCTCTCCGGGATCCAGCCCACCGCCGGCTCGTTCCACCTCGGCAACTACCTCGGCGCCGTCCGCCAGTGGGTGGCCCTCCAGGAGACCCACGACGCGTTCTACATGGTCGTCGACCTGCACGCGATCACCATCCCGCAGGACCCGAGGGACCTGCGGGCGAACACACGCCTGGCCGCCGCGCAGCTGCTCGCCGCGGGTCTGGACCCGGACCGCTGCACGCTCTTCGTCCAGAGCCACGTCCCCGAGCACGCCCAGCTCGCCTGGGTCATGAACTGCCTCACCGGCTTCGGCGAGGCGAGCCGGATGACCCAGTTCAAGGACAAGGCCGCCAAGCAGGGCGCCGAGCGCGCCTCCGTCGGCCTGTTCACGTACCCGATCCTCCAGGTCG encodes the following:
- a CDS encoding glutathionylspermidine synthase family protein: MERRTITPRPGWQQTVEEQGLIYPLTRYPDDSLRPYWDESAYYVFSLPEIEALEEVVEELHRMCLAAADHIVTEERFADLGITDPRLARRVAESWRRRAELPSLYGRFDLRYDGTGPAKLLEYNADTPTSLVEAASPQWFWMEECFPGADQWNSLHERLIDAWGKQAALLPPGSPLYFAYSSADELGEDLMTVAYLKETAEQAGLATDWISMEEIGWDRLSGRFVDNRLRFIRSVFKLYPWEWLTTDRFADHVLDTLDNGGGTGTTLWIEPAWKMLLSNKALLAILWELYPDHPNLLPAYLDGPRDLPGWVAKPLLGREGAGVTIHDPGSPRTRRDEPCCYQRLAPLPTFDDNHVVLGAWVVENESAGLGIRESSGLVTDEYARFLPHVIL
- a CDS encoding DMT family transporter, coding for MVCALGAAVCFGTATVLQAMAARAVATGPGGDAALLWRALRQWRYLVGLGMDGLGFLLQIAALRSVPIYAVGAALAASLAVTAVVAARLLRVRLSRVEWGAVGVVCAGLALLGLTSGAEGEQAGPVWLKWAMLAAAGGVLLLGAVGGRLPERGRALTLGLGAGLGFGVVEVAVRLVNGLTPGALFTNPAVYALLLGGGAAFLLLTSALQRGSVTTATAGLVLGETVAPALIGVVWLGDRTRPGLGWPAVLAFAVAVAGALALSRFGEAPAGQAESALAPR
- a CDS encoding glycine hydroxymethyltransferase, whose product is MPAEPLSTASTAYRAALDVIRAVEPRVADAIGQEVADQREMLKLIASENYASPATLLAMGNWFSDKYAEGTIGRRFYAGCRNVDTVESLAADHAKELFGARHAYVQPHSGIDANLVAFWSVLAQRVEVPALEKAGARQVNDLSEADWAELRRAFGNQRMLGMSLDAGGHLTHGFRPNISGKMFDQRSYGTDPATGLIDYEALRTSAREFKPLIIVAGYSAYPRLVNFRIMREIADEVGATLMVDMAHFAGLVAGKVLTGDFDPVPHAQIVTTTTHKSLRGPRGGMVLCDDSLKDQVDRGCPMVLGGPLPHVMAAKAVAFAEARQESFRDYAQRIVDNSRALADGLMRRGATLVTGGTDNHLNLIDVATSYGLTGRQAEAALLESGIVTNRNAIPADPNGAWYTSGIRIGTPALTTRGLGTAEMDEVAALIDRVLTTTEPGTTKSGAPSKAAHVLDAKIADEISHRATDLVAAFPLYPEIDLG
- a CDS encoding PLP-dependent aminotransferase family protein, producing the protein MADQWATLGIDLHLEPTGPGLRRGLTDALREAVRSGRLAPGTRLPSSRALAADLGIARNTVADAYADLVAEGWLTARQGSGTRVADRTVVPPAGTAPHHRERTRPAYDLRPGRPDLASFPRAQWLKAARRALTAAPHHALDYGDPRGRPELRAALAGYLSRARGVRAGPERIVVCAGFAHGLKLLGTALRARGARTVAVESYGLDVHFRLLAESGLHTVPLPFDRLGTDPGELSAADAVLLTPAHQFPMGVPLHRDRRAAVVDWARRTGALVLEDDYDGEFRYDRQPVGALQGLDPDRVVYLGTASKSLAPGLRLAWMVLPPDLAEETAAAKGGIDTCGALDQLTLAEFLTSGGYDRHVRAARLRLRRRRDALVAAVAARAPEARVTGIAAGLHVLLRLPPGTEQSVLQAAHWRGLAVHGLTRYRHAAAVAEPADALVVGYGTPPDHAWSGSLDALCAVLPG